Proteins encoded by one window of Halomonas chromatireducens:
- a CDS encoding Glu/Leu/Phe/Val family dehydrogenase — protein MRVFDHPEFDHHEQIVFGSDAASGLRAIIAIHDTHRGPALGGLRIFPYASEAEALTDVLRLSRGMSYKSALADLPLGGGKAVIIADPRRDKTPELLRAMGRLVDSLSGHYITAEDSGTSEADMRYIHESTAHVSGLARRPGESGDPSPFTAHGVFCALQSAIRHGLGRADMDGLRVAIQGIGHVGAHLARQLHAAGARLVLTDIDQKALELLAGEVDATTTTPAAIFDAEVDVFAPCAMGAVLTADVAKRLQAGVVCGAANNQLATPDVADLLHDRGILYAPDYVANAGGVIEVEYQRHEDYSRKAVMAHVERITATLDEIFERAGNRGTSPAAIADELARERLLT, from the coding sequence ATGCGGGTCTTCGATCATCCCGAATTCGATCATCATGAGCAGATCGTCTTCGGCAGTGATGCCGCCAGCGGTCTGCGCGCCATCATCGCCATTCATGATACTCACCGCGGTCCGGCCCTGGGTGGCCTGCGCATTTTCCCCTATGCCAGCGAAGCGGAGGCCCTCACCGATGTTCTGCGCCTCTCCCGTGGAATGAGCTACAAGTCGGCCCTTGCCGATTTGCCGCTGGGAGGCGGCAAGGCCGTGATCATCGCCGACCCGCGCCGGGACAAGACCCCGGAACTACTGCGTGCCATGGGGCGGCTGGTTGACTCCCTGAGCGGCCACTACATCACGGCGGAGGATTCCGGTACCAGCGAAGCCGACATGCGTTATATCCACGAAAGCACAGCCCATGTCAGCGGCCTGGCTCGTCGCCCCGGCGAGTCCGGCGACCCCTCCCCCTTTACCGCCCATGGTGTTTTCTGTGCCCTGCAGAGCGCCATTCGTCATGGCCTGGGACGAGCGGACATGGATGGCCTCAGGGTGGCCATTCAGGGAATCGGCCATGTCGGGGCGCATCTGGCGCGTCAGCTCCACGCTGCAGGAGCCCGCCTGGTGTTGACCGATATCGACCAGAAGGCCCTGGAGCTGTTGGCCGGAGAGGTCGACGCGACTACCACCACGCCGGCTGCGATATTCGATGCGGAGGTGGATGTCTTCGCCCCCTGTGCCATGGGAGCGGTCCTGACCGCAGATGTGGCAAAGCGCCTGCAGGCAGGTGTAGTGTGCGGAGCGGCCAACAACCAGTTGGCGACGCCGGACGTGGCGGATCTGCTGCATGACCGGGGCATTCTCTATGCACCGGATTATGTTGCCAACGCCGGCGGCGTCATCGAGGTCGAGTACCAGCGTCACGAGGACTATTCACGCAAGGCGGTGATGGCTCATGTGGAACGCATCACCGCGACCCTCGACGAGATATTCGAGCGCGCCGGGAATCGCGGCACAAGCCCGGCGGCCATTGCCGATGAACTTGCCCGTGAGCGGCTTCTGACATAG
- a CDS encoding DUF4105 domain-containing protein yields MPRTRDDATVCWERRVYDLDRLDSVDMIVSSWGRPGIAHVMISFGFGGEDFVVFSVEVRRQRGERFSEIGGFFRQYELAIVASDERDAVRLRSNVRGEQVRLFRIAMPRHTMRSLLLAYVDEANHLHDSPRFYNTITANCSTLIFAMARRIGAGLPLDYRMLVTDRLPDYAFAMGGLWQGFALSELEDKGNIVERAHQAHDDPAFSRQIRRGVPGWETLP; encoded by the coding sequence GTGCCGCGAACCCGCGATGATGCGACAGTCTGCTGGGAACGTCGCGTCTATGACCTCGACCGGCTGGACTCCGTTGACATGATCGTTTCCAGCTGGGGGCGCCCGGGAATCGCCCATGTGATGATCTCCTTCGGCTTTGGCGGTGAGGACTTCGTGGTCTTTTCGGTGGAGGTACGACGCCAGCGGGGGGAGCGCTTCTCCGAAATTGGCGGTTTCTTCCGCCAGTACGAGCTGGCGATCGTGGCCAGCGACGAGCGCGATGCGGTGCGCCTGCGCAGTAACGTGCGTGGCGAGCAGGTTCGGCTATTTCGTATCGCCATGCCTCGCCACACCATGCGTTCGCTGTTGCTCGCCTATGTCGATGAGGCGAACCATCTGCACGATAGCCCCCGTTTCTACAATACGATCACCGCCAATTGCAGCACCCTGATATTTGCCATGGCGCGCCGTATTGGTGCCGGGCTGCCGCTGGACTACCGGATGCTGGTCACCGACAGGCTGCCTGATTATGCCTTTGCCATGGGTGGCCTGTGGCAGGGTTTTGCGCTGAGTGAGCTGGAGGACAAGGGCAATATCGTCGAGCGGGCGCATCAGGCCCACGATGACCCGGCCTTTTCACGCCAGATTCGTCGTGGTGTGCCGGGATGGGAAACGCTGCCGTAG
- a CDS encoding ribokinase, with protein sequence MLHNFGSINLDHVYRVPHLVHPGETLASRAYQVGLGGKGANQSLAMALAGGQVSHWGRLGRQDAWARERLADAGVNVAHLALVDEPSGHAIIQVDDSGENAIILFSGANRGFTPSALAELVALARPGEWLLAQNECNALPELFASARERSLNIAFNPAPMTKDVARLPLETCQLLFVNRVEAAGLVGLPESSGAEALLAGLRQRLPETDTVLTLGGAGAWYQSGDEQCYQPALPVKPVDTTAAGDTFIGYFMAALQEGKTVAGCLGLAAHAAALCVQQFGAAESIPLRADVEHAMSQFHA encoded by the coding sequence ATGCTGCACAATTTCGGATCGATCAATCTCGACCATGTCTATCGCGTCCCGCACCTGGTGCATCCTGGCGAGACGCTTGCCAGCCGGGCTTACCAGGTAGGACTCGGCGGCAAGGGAGCCAATCAGTCCCTGGCCATGGCGCTTGCCGGAGGGCAGGTCAGCCACTGGGGGCGCCTGGGGCGACAGGATGCCTGGGCGCGAGAGCGTCTGGCCGATGCCGGGGTAAACGTGGCCCATCTCGCCCTGGTCGACGAGCCTAGCGGCCATGCCATCATCCAGGTGGATGATAGTGGCGAGAACGCCATCATTCTGTTTTCCGGCGCCAATCGTGGCTTTACGCCATCGGCGCTCGCTGAGCTTGTGGCATTGGCCCGGCCCGGGGAGTGGCTGTTGGCACAGAACGAGTGCAATGCGCTGCCGGAGCTCTTCGCGAGCGCTCGCGAGCGCAGCCTGAACATCGCCTTCAACCCGGCGCCCATGACGAAAGACGTGGCCCGGCTGCCGCTGGAGACCTGCCAACTGCTGTTTGTGAACCGCGTCGAGGCCGCGGGCCTGGTCGGCTTGCCCGAGTCCTCCGGTGCCGAGGCCCTGCTGGCAGGCCTGCGGCAACGCCTGCCCGAGACCGATACGGTGCTCACGCTCGGTGGCGCTGGTGCCTGGTATCAATCGGGTGATGAACAGTGCTATCAGCCCGCCCTGCCGGTCAAGCCCGTGGATACCACGGCGGCAGGCGATACCTTCATCGGCTATTTCATGGCAGCCCTCCAGGAAGGCAAGACTGTTGCCGGCTGCCTGGGACTGGCTGCCCATGCAGCGGCACTTTGCGTCCAGCAGTTCGGCGCTGCCGAGAGCATTCCGCTACGGGCCGACGTCGAGCACGCGATGAGCCAGTTCCATGCCTGA
- the groL gene encoding chaperonin GroEL (60 kDa chaperone family; promotes refolding of misfolded polypeptides especially under stressful conditions; forms two stacked rings of heptamers to form a barrel-shaped 14mer; ends can be capped by GroES; misfolded proteins enter the barrel where they are refolded when GroES binds), protein MTAKQVKFSDDARKRMARGVDVLANAVKATLGPKGRNVVLEKSFGAPTVTKDGVSVAKEIELKDRFENMGAQMVKEVASKTSDVAGDGTTTATVLAQSIVTEGMKGVTAGMNPMDLKRGIDQAVIAAVKEIKNLAVPCTERKSIAQVGTISANGDARIGEIIAEAMEKVGKEGVITVDEGRGLEDELEVVEGMQFDRGYLSPYFVTNQDTMAVELEDPYLLLVDKKISNIRELLPVLESVAKAGKPLAIIAEDIEGEALATLVVNTMRGIVKVAAAKAPGFGDRRKAMLQDIAILTNGTVISEEVGLTLEQATLDHLGSAKRITMSKENTTIIDGAGGEGDIEARVNQIRAQIEDTSSDYDREKLQERVAKLAGGVAVIRVGAATEVEMKEKKARVEDALHSTRAAVEEGVVPGGGTALVRVLTKIKDLQGDNVDQTHGIAIALRAMESPLRQIVTNAGQEASVILNEVKAGEGNFGYNAQTGEYGDLFEMGVLDPAKVTRSALQSAGSVAGLMITTECMIADDPEEKDSGPDMGGMGGMGGMGGMM, encoded by the coding sequence ATGACAGCGAAACAAGTCAAGTTCTCCGATGACGCCCGCAAGCGCATGGCCCGTGGCGTAGACGTCCTGGCCAACGCCGTCAAAGCCACCCTGGGCCCGAAGGGTCGCAACGTGGTTCTCGAGAAATCCTTCGGCGCACCGACCGTGACCAAAGACGGCGTCTCCGTCGCCAAGGAAATCGAACTCAAGGACCGCTTCGAGAACATGGGCGCCCAGATGGTCAAGGAAGTCGCTTCCAAGACCTCCGACGTCGCCGGTGACGGCACCACCACCGCTACCGTGCTGGCCCAGTCCATCGTGACCGAGGGCATGAAGGGCGTGACCGCGGGCATGAACCCGATGGACCTGAAGCGCGGCATCGACCAGGCGGTCATCGCTGCGGTAAAGGAAATCAAGAACCTGGCCGTGCCCTGCACCGAGCGCAAGTCCATTGCCCAGGTCGGCACCATCTCCGCCAACGGCGACGCCCGTATCGGTGAGATCATTGCCGAAGCGATGGAGAAGGTCGGCAAGGAAGGCGTCATCACCGTCGACGAAGGCCGTGGCCTGGAAGACGAGCTGGAAGTGGTCGAAGGCATGCAGTTCGACCGCGGCTACCTGTCGCCCTACTTCGTGACCAACCAGGACACCATGGCGGTCGAGCTGGAAGACCCCTACCTGCTGCTGGTCGACAAGAAGATCTCCAACATCCGCGAACTACTGCCGGTGCTGGAATCTGTCGCCAAGGCCGGCAAGCCGCTGGCCATCATCGCCGAAGACATCGAAGGCGAAGCGCTGGCCACCCTGGTGGTCAACACCATGCGCGGCATCGTCAAGGTCGCCGCCGCCAAGGCACCCGGCTTCGGTGATCGTCGCAAGGCCATGCTGCAGGATATCGCCATCCTGACCAACGGCACCGTGATCTCCGAGGAAGTGGGCCTGACCCTCGAGCAGGCCACGCTGGATCACCTGGGCAGCGCCAAGCGCATTACCATGTCCAAGGAAAACACCACCATCATCGATGGTGCCGGTGGCGAGGGTGACATCGAAGCCCGCGTCAACCAGATCCGCGCCCAGATTGAAGATACCTCCTCCGACTACGATCGCGAGAAGCTTCAGGAGCGTGTCGCCAAGCTGGCCGGCGGCGTTGCCGTCATCCGCGTCGGTGCCGCCACCGAAGTGGAAATGAAGGAGAAGAAGGCCCGCGTCGAAGACGCCCTGCACTCCACTCGCGCCGCCGTCGAGGAAGGCGTCGTACCTGGCGGTGGTACCGCTCTGGTCCGCGTGCTGACCAAGATCAAGGACCTCCAGGGCGACAACGTCGACCAGACCCACGGTATCGCCATCGCCCTGCGCGCCATGGAATCACCGCTGCGCCAGATCGTGACCAACGCCGGCCAGGAAGCCTCCGTGATCCTCAACGAGGTGAAGGCAGGCGAAGGCAACTTCGGCTACAACGCCCAGACCGGCGAGTATGGCGACCTGTTCGAGATGGGTGTCCTCGACCCGGCCAAGGTGACCCGTTCTGCCCTGCAGTCCGCTGGTTCAGTGGCTGGTCTGATGATCACCACCGAGTGCATGATCGCCGACGACCCGGAAGAGAAGGACTCCGGTCCGGACATGGGCGGCATGGGTGGAATGGGTGGCATGGGCGGCATGATGTAA
- a CDS encoding nucleoside hydrolase: MSHSIIFDTDPGVDDAQAIAIALRHPEIELLGLTTTYGNVDVETATHNALLLSELAGRGDVPVAQGAAGPMVKPRYPAPAHIHGANGLGNIDLPAVTGCRDPRSAAQFIVDTVNARPGEVTLVAVGPVGNLAAALQLDPGLTEKVRQVVIMGGSIGEGGNVTPVAEANMFNDPHAAQRVLTAGWPLTLVGLDVTHRCVLTQEHMSRIEAGQGELGKVLAGSYDFYRDFYREFLGIDGCCPHDSCALAWLLRPELFTTAPGHLSVVTEGAAEGQTIFAPEGRGFIQERWSQTPLAEVCLETDGDAVVEWITATLA, translated from the coding sequence GTGTCCCATTCCATCATCTTCGATACCGACCCGGGCGTCGATGACGCCCAGGCCATCGCCATTGCCCTGCGCCATCCCGAGATCGAGCTGCTTGGCTTGACCACGACCTACGGCAACGTGGACGTGGAGACCGCCACCCACAATGCCCTGCTGTTGAGCGAACTGGCCGGCCGCGGCGATGTACCTGTGGCCCAGGGAGCCGCCGGCCCCATGGTCAAACCGCGTTACCCGGCACCGGCCCACATCCATGGTGCCAATGGCCTTGGCAATATTGACCTGCCCGCCGTAACGGGCTGCAGGGATCCACGCAGTGCCGCACAGTTCATTGTCGATACGGTAAATGCCCGCCCCGGTGAGGTGACCCTGGTCGCGGTAGGGCCTGTGGGCAATCTTGCTGCGGCGCTACAGCTTGACCCGGGGCTTACCGAAAAGGTTAGGCAGGTGGTGATCATGGGCGGCTCGATCGGTGAGGGTGGCAATGTCACACCAGTCGCGGAAGCCAACATGTTCAACGACCCTCATGCCGCCCAGCGCGTGCTTACCGCCGGGTGGCCGCTGACCCTGGTGGGGCTCGATGTAACTCACCGCTGTGTACTCACGCAAGAGCACATGTCCCGTATTGAGGCGGGTCAGGGCGAATTGGGCAAGGTGCTCGCGGGAAGCTATGACTTCTATCGTGACTTCTATCGGGAATTCCTCGGTATCGATGGCTGCTGCCCCCACGACAGCTGTGCGCTGGCTTGGCTGCTACGCCCCGAGCTGTTTACCACCGCGCCGGGTCACCTGTCAGTGGTGACGGAAGGCGCGGCCGAGGGGCAGACCATCTTTGCACCGGAGGGTCGCGGCTTCATCCAGGAGCGCTGGTCCCAGACGCCGCTGGCCGAGGTTTGTCTCGAGACAGACGGCGATGCCGTGGTGGAGTGGATTACCGCCACGCTGGCCTGA
- the yccX gene encoding acylphosphatase, whose protein sequence is MSKRCVKAVVAGKVQGVWYRKAVQDQALQHGVTGYAKNLPDGQVEVMLCGEGDAVNKVATWLWQGPPNARVTHVELESLEPRDPDNFVTL, encoded by the coding sequence ATGAGCAAGCGCTGTGTGAAGGCAGTGGTGGCGGGAAAGGTTCAGGGCGTGTGGTACCGCAAAGCGGTCCAGGATCAGGCGCTCCAACACGGCGTTACGGGCTATGCGAAAAACCTTCCCGATGGCCAGGTGGAGGTGATGCTTTGCGGTGAGGGCGATGCGGTCAACAAGGTCGCGACCTGGCTCTGGCAAGGGCCGCCGAATGCCCGGGTCACCCACGTGGAGCTCGAGTCACTCGAGCCCAGGGACCCGGACAATTTCGTCACGCTATAG
- a CDS encoding aconitase family protein, which produces MTLCNLSIEGGARCGMIAPDDTSFAYLEGRPWAPEGERLEQAIRHWHPLLDALEESLNLIVTPHSAWITPEARQRIVTLTAENLRQVQAN; this is translated from the coding sequence CTGACCCTGTGCAACCTCTCCATCGAGGGCGGCGCCCGCTGCGGCATGATCGCCCCGGACGACACCAGCTTCGCTTATCTCGAGGGCCGCCCCTGGGCGCCGGAAGGAGAACGACTGGAACAGGCCATCCGCCATTGGCACCCCCTTCTCGATGCCCTGGAGGAGTCGCTCAACCTAATCGTCACGCCCCACAGTGCCTGGATCACGCCGGAGGCGCGGCAGCGCATCGTGACGCTGACCGCGGAAAATCTGCGTCAGGTTCAAGCGAACTGA
- a CDS encoding YihY/virulence factor BrkB family protein, translating into MKTNIVTFWWGVIHDSIQLWLQRNAFSYAGSLAFYTLFSLAPTIIIAVTVIGVVFGEEAAQGQIVAQLEGVLGEEAATAVEQAVAASRIEESGLMPTLLGVGALLIGATTVFAQMQFSLNTMWGVTAKPGRNGLLLFLQKRLMSLAVVLAIGFILLVSLVFGVMLRALLVAGDDLVPFVGPLTAAVEFMVTLAVITALFATIFKVLPDVVLAWKDVLLGALITALLFAIGRSAIAAYLAYTATASTYGAAGSVVMILLWVYYSSLILLFGAAFIRSHLLAQGRKIIPRNRAVLVRRELLES; encoded by the coding sequence GTGAAGACCAATATCGTCACGTTCTGGTGGGGGGTGATTCATGACTCCATACAGCTATGGCTTCAGCGCAATGCCTTCAGCTATGCCGGCTCACTGGCCTTTTATACGCTCTTTTCGTTGGCTCCGACGATCATCATTGCGGTAACGGTCATTGGCGTGGTGTTTGGCGAGGAAGCGGCTCAGGGGCAGATCGTTGCCCAGCTGGAAGGGGTCCTTGGTGAGGAGGCTGCAACCGCCGTCGAACAGGCAGTCGCGGCATCGAGAATCGAGGAGAGTGGCCTGATGCCGACGCTGCTCGGGGTCGGTGCTCTATTGATAGGCGCCACCACCGTTTTCGCCCAGATGCAGTTTTCCCTCAACACCATGTGGGGAGTGACCGCCAAGCCGGGTCGCAACGGCTTGCTGCTGTTTCTTCAGAAACGCCTGATGTCACTGGCCGTGGTGCTCGCCATCGGTTTTATCCTGCTGGTCTCACTGGTTTTCGGCGTTATGCTTCGCGCACTGCTTGTGGCCGGCGACGACCTGGTACCATTTGTCGGCCCCTTGACCGCGGCGGTTGAGTTCATGGTGACACTGGCAGTCATCACCGCGCTCTTTGCCACAATCTTCAAGGTGTTGCCAGATGTGGTGCTGGCCTGGAAGGATGTCCTGCTGGGGGCTTTGATTACTGCACTTCTGTTTGCTATCGGGCGCAGCGCCATCGCCGCCTATCTTGCCTATACGGCAACCGCTTCCACCTACGGTGCCGCCGGTTCGGTGGTCATGATCCTGCTGTGGGTCTACTACAGTTCGCTGATCCTGCTGTTCGGGGCGGCCTTCATCCGGAGTCACCTGCTGGCCCAGGGGCGAAAGATCATCCCACGCAACAGAGCCGTCCTGGTGAGGCGGGAGCTGCTGGAAAGCTGA
- the relA gene encoding GTP diphosphokinase, whose amino-acid sequence MQEACELAQRLALQAERPHKSWLPEASSFRMGLEMADILGLLKLDQPALEAAVLYRAVREGQIGIEGVTKRFGSEVSGLIEGVLQMAAISNAQTPSQGMVQHDQQDNLRKMLVNMIDDVRVALIKIAERTCALRQAKDAPREKRLQVAREVFDIYAPLAHRLGIGQVKWELEDLSFRYLHEDDYKTIARQLAEKRLDRDRYIHEVVDTLQGVLEAQGISPCEVSGRAKHIYSIWRKMKRKRIDFSQVNDVRAVRILVPEVADCYTVLGLVHSRWRHVPNEFDDYIANPKKNGYQSLHTAVFGPESKVLEIQIRTFAMHDEAELGVCAHWRYKGHDTGGKSSSYEEKIAWLRQVLEWQEEVGDFSDLREGLSSDVAPDRIYVFTPDGHVIDLPRIATPIDFAYRVHTEVGHRCRGAKVDGRIVPLTYKLKTGQQVEILTASKGGPSRDWLNPSLGYVRTSRARAKIQAWFKHQARDQNLEEGKALFEREMKRLDVEDMDLDTLARKVNYTTPDDMYAALGAGDLRVGQVLHQAQQLFGETDDQEQLDRLLAKPRRDAGRGGSSDITVLGVGNLKTSMANCCHPVPGEPIVGFITQGRGVTVHRQDCPNILQLRVDEPQRVIEVEWGERARTQYPVDIEIQAWDRSGLLRDVTGILSHDKVNVLSVNTLTDTRDGIARMRITVEVDGLETLGRLFSRIQQLSNVIEVQRLRSGAKGAKSQRPKNKGKKE is encoded by the coding sequence ATGCAGGAGGCCTGCGAACTTGCCCAGCGTCTGGCCCTTCAGGCAGAGCGCCCCCACAAGTCATGGCTGCCGGAGGCTTCCAGTTTCCGTATGGGGCTCGAGATGGCCGATATTCTAGGTCTGCTCAAGCTTGACCAGCCGGCACTGGAGGCGGCCGTGCTCTATCGGGCCGTACGTGAGGGCCAGATAGGCATCGAGGGTGTGACCAAGCGTTTTGGTAGCGAGGTGTCGGGCTTGATCGAGGGTGTGTTGCAGATGGCCGCCATCAGCAATGCCCAGACCCCGAGCCAGGGCATGGTGCAGCACGACCAGCAGGACAACCTGCGCAAGATGCTGGTCAACATGATCGACGATGTGCGCGTGGCGCTGATCAAGATCGCCGAGCGTACCTGCGCCCTGCGCCAGGCCAAGGATGCCCCTCGGGAAAAGCGCCTGCAGGTAGCCCGCGAGGTATTCGATATCTATGCGCCATTGGCCCATCGGCTGGGCATCGGCCAGGTCAAGTGGGAGCTTGAGGACCTCTCCTTTCGTTACCTGCATGAAGATGACTACAAGACCATCGCACGGCAGCTGGCCGAAAAGCGGCTGGATCGCGATCGCTATATTCATGAGGTTGTCGACACGTTGCAGGGGGTGCTGGAAGCCCAGGGCATCTCTCCCTGCGAAGTTAGCGGCCGTGCCAAGCATATCTATTCGATCTGGCGGAAGATGAAGCGCAAGCGCATCGATTTCTCCCAGGTCAACGATGTACGTGCAGTACGTATCCTGGTGCCGGAGGTAGCCGACTGCTACACCGTGCTGGGCCTGGTACATTCCCGCTGGCGGCACGTGCCCAACGAGTTCGACGACTATATCGCCAATCCCAAGAAGAACGGCTACCAGTCGCTGCATACCGCGGTGTTCGGCCCCGAGAGCAAGGTGCTCGAGATTCAGATCCGTACCTTCGCCATGCACGACGAAGCCGAGCTGGGGGTCTGCGCCCACTGGCGCTACAAGGGGCACGACACCGGCGGCAAGAGCTCCAGCTACGAGGAGAAGATCGCCTGGCTGCGCCAGGTGCTCGAATGGCAGGAGGAGGTCGGCGACTTCAGCGACCTGCGCGAAGGCCTCTCCAGCGACGTGGCTCCGGATCGCATCTACGTCTTCACCCCCGACGGCCACGTCATCGACCTGCCGCGAATCGCCACCCCCATCGACTTTGCCTACCGGGTACATACCGAGGTGGGCCACCGCTGCCGTGGGGCCAAGGTCGATGGACGTATCGTGCCGCTCACCTACAAGCTCAAGACCGGCCAGCAGGTGGAAATCCTCACTGCCAGCAAGGGCGGGCCGAGCCGCGACTGGCTCAACCCCAGCCTGGGGTACGTCCGGACGTCCCGGGCCCGGGCCAAGATCCAGGCCTGGTTCAAGCATCAGGCCCGCGATCAGAACCTCGAGGAGGGCAAGGCGCTGTTCGAGCGGGAAATGAAGCGCCTGGATGTCGAGGACATGGATCTCGACACCCTGGCGCGCAAGGTCAACTACACCACCCCCGACGACATGTACGCCGCGCTGGGGGCCGGCGACCTGCGGGTCGGCCAGGTGCTGCACCAGGCGCAGCAACTGTTCGGCGAGACCGACGACCAGGAGCAGCTCGATCGTCTGCTGGCCAAGCCGCGGCGCGATGCTGGCAGGGGGGGCAGCAGCGATATTACGGTACTGGGGGTGGGCAACCTCAAGACCAGCATGGCCAACTGCTGCCACCCGGTGCCCGGCGAGCCCATTGTCGGCTTCATCACCCAGGGCCGCGGCGTCACGGTGCATCGGCAGGACTGCCCTAATATCCTGCAGCTGCGCGTCGACGAGCCCCAGCGGGTCATCGAAGTGGAGTGGGGCGAGCGGGCGCGTACCCAGTACCCGGTGGATATCGAGATCCAGGCCTGGGATCGCTCCGGCCTGCTGCGCGATGTCACCGGCATACTCAGCCATGACAAGGTCAATGTGCTCTCGGTCAATACGCTCACTGATACCCGTGACGGCATCGCCCGGATGCGAATCACCGTGGAAGTCGACGGCCTGGAAACCCTTGGCCGGCTCTTTTCCCGTATTCAGCAACTCTCCAACGTCATCGAGGTGCAGCGTTTGCGTAGCGGTGCCAAGGGGGCCAAGAGCCAGAGGCCAAAGAACAAGGGGAAGAAGGAATGA
- a CDS encoding RNA methyltransferase, producing MLANIRIVLVQTYHPGNIGASARAMKTMGLTKLVLVNPRCFPDPEASRMAAGAEDVIDNARIVNSLAEAVSDCVQVVGASARLRSLPLPHFDEPEAMARELVANADDPVALVFGRERFGLTNDEIRCCSHQVSIPANPDYGILNLAQAVQVLAYETFNAWRQQPESLYRHPRPAEERQPTREQLEHFHEHLGRVMRQSGFLTQPHARTETQLQALFSRAQPSRKELSLLRGLLRSLEPDSTVARSTSEDDRT from the coding sequence ATGCTCGCCAATATTCGTATCGTACTGGTTCAGACCTATCACCCCGGCAACATCGGCGCCTCGGCGCGGGCCATGAAGACCATGGGCCTGACCAAGCTGGTGCTGGTCAACCCCCGCTGTTTTCCTGACCCAGAAGCCTCGCGCATGGCTGCCGGCGCCGAGGACGTGATCGACAATGCCAGGATCGTTAATTCCCTGGCCGAGGCCGTCAGTGATTGCGTGCAGGTGGTCGGGGCCAGCGCACGGCTGCGCAGCCTGCCGCTGCCCCATTTCGACGAACCCGAGGCCATGGCACGCGAGCTGGTCGCCAACGCCGACGATCCGGTCGCCCTGGTCTTCGGCCGGGAGCGCTTCGGGTTGACCAACGACGAGATCCGCTGCTGCAGCCACCAGGTAAGCATTCCGGCCAATCCCGACTATGGCATCCTCAATCTCGCCCAGGCGGTACAGGTGCTGGCCTACGAGACGTTCAACGCGTGGCGCCAGCAGCCCGAGAGCCTCTACCGACACCCCCGCCCCGCCGAGGAACGCCAGCCCACCCGCGAGCAGCTGGAGCACTTCCATGAGCACCTGGGTCGTGTCATGCGGCAGAGCGGTTTCTTGACGCAGCCCCATGCCAGAACCGAAACCCAGCTCCAGGCCCTGTTCTCACGCGCACAACCCAGCCGCAAGGAGCTCTCGCTGCTGCGCGGCCTGCTCAGATCCTTGGAACCGGACTCAACGGTGGCCCGCTCGACTTCCGAGGATGATCGGACGTGA
- a CDS encoding co-chaperone GroES, producing MNIRPLHDRVVVRRVEEEQKTAGGIVLPGNAQEKPTRGEVLAVGNGRILDSGDVRPLDVKVGDTVIFKEGFGVEKQKIDGEEVLIMSESDILAVVEG from the coding sequence ATGAACATCCGTCCCTTGCACGATCGCGTCGTCGTCCGTCGCGTTGAAGAAGAGCAAAAAACCGCTGGCGGCATCGTGCTTCCGGGCAATGCCCAGGAAAAGCCGACTCGTGGCGAAGTGCTCGCCGTCGGTAACGGCCGGATTCTCGACAGCGGCGATGTTCGCCCGCTGGACGTCAAGGTCGGCGATACCGTGATCTTCAAAGAAGGCTTCGGCGTAGAGAAGCAGAAGATCGATGGTGAGGAAGTCCTGATCATGAGCGAGTCCGATATCCTCGCCGTTGTCGAAGGCTGA